DNA from Phocoena phocoena chromosome 1, mPhoPho1.1, whole genome shotgun sequence:
CTATAactctatttttgttgttttagtgaTTGATATTACAGCTGTCAGAAAATAACCACAGGGAATTACCCTGGAATTCCTTGATTCTCTTACCCTGAGTTCGTCTACCAAAATGTTTCCTTGCTGGATCCTATTAAATTAATTTGTATATGTCATAGCCTTATTCCCCTTTAGACTCTACAGAAAAGAAAGATAGTGTAGATAGGGACTTTTGTTTGCCTATGTGTGAATAGCCAAAATAGATTTCTTATATATGATTTGGATTGAGAGTAGAATTGCATTTTTAGGAATATCTACCTGTAAGGTACATTTGGTgattaattcattattttgaatcatttttttaaatggtgattaTTGAGATACTCTAATGTAAAGGTCTGTGTCTCTGCAGGCAACCATTAATATTGTTTTTGACCGAGTTGGGAAAACTGATCCAGTCACAAGAGGCATTGAGATCACTGTGAATTATCTGGGGATCCAATTTGATGTAAGAGTTGTATCAAAATCCttatttcttatgtttctttctattttatctgCTCTAAATAACAATTCTTTAGATTCTAACTCCTTATTCTAGGTACTTGCTTCTGCTTTCATTCTTCTCACTCTCCTCTATATTTTGGCATATTCCTATGGCAAATTCATAAAGGGCATAAAACCATAAGTAACGACTGGCAATTATTATTGTCATGGATAGTGATTATCTCTGtagttcctcctcttcttctctaGCAGCTACCACTCACCAGCTTCTCCGTAACAAATATTCAAATACTTCTTTCTGTGATACTTGATGACATCTTCAAACATAACTCACCTTTGATTCCTCTGGTAGAAAATTAAATACTAATTAGTGTTTTCGTGTTAGAACTGAAATGATTTCTGCTATAAAAAATTAACTATCAATTAATTCATGTGGGTTTTGAGCTAAAAGTGTTAACTGTCACCTGTGCACAAaggtttttttaatcatctttctACGTGTTTTATAATACTACTGTTATTAAACACATTCTTGTCCCAATTTAAGtttaatgtctttatttgtaGAATAGTATCTTTTCCAGGTATATATATAGCCAGTGATTCTAGCTGATTAGCACTTTGATAATAAGATCAATGTCATGTTCTTAGTCCCTATGAGTGCCATTTAGCTGTGCTATGATCCTGGCCACAGACTGCATGCTACCCCCAGCCAGCCATCTCAGCTGGACATGCCCCTCATAGctggataaaatgaaaatacaccaGAGCAAATTGAGCGCCAGTCCTTGAGAAACAGCTCAAAGCACACATTTTTTTGATGATAGATCAATAGTGTATCCTTTTTCATGTGAAGGAGCATGCCATCTTTCCTTCAAGTAGTGTATAAATTATACGGTAAAGTATGCTTCACTCTTTATTCACACGTGTTTTCCTCTTTTACACTTTTGTACTGGGGTGAGTTTTTAGAAATGCCCTTATCAGTGCTTTGAGGCTAGctgctgtgtgtgtatatgtattccATCTATAACTCATCTATATACGTACTTCACATTTCATAATTCTGAATAACATCTCTTAGATGTTAGCAATGCAGCTCCCCCTCAGATGCTTTTCAGCCCTGAATCAAGCACAGGGTATCACAGCTGCCTCTCACTCTGAAGCAATCCAAGAGGAGAAGAAAGTATCATCATGTGATTCAGATGAAGGTCAGCTATTTCCTAGACTATAGCTGAGAATGTCTACATATTCTCTTATTATAAGAAGAaaagtttcttatagttttgggTGATCAGAGAACTGTCATTCAGATATTAAAATTATCAGCCTGCTATTCGGTTTCCTTTTGATTCATGCTTTTCACTTGAAGCTGTGTTATTAGCTTTGTGTTTCTTCTGGTTATTAGAGTTATTTTCATCACTTCATTGCACTTGCTTTCTTCTGTCCTTAAGTTTTAAGTCTGCTAGTTAAGATATCCACTGCAGTCTTCCTGTACATGTTTTCGCTGCCACTTACTTGCTAATGAAGTTCCCTCTCACAGCTACATAAGTGATAAGAATGCATCTTCTTAGCTGTCCCATCGCTCTGAACAgagaattaacaaatatttttccttcctattgTGTTGACAGGTGAAGTTCTGGTCCCAACACATTTCCTTCATTCTGGTTGGAATAATCATTGTCACATCTATCAGAGGACTGCTGATCACTCTTACCAAGGTAGGTTGTATCACAGAGTTTAAAAGTACTAATTTAATTACATGTGGCACTGTGAGATGATTTTACCTAATTAACATTTCTGCCTTCTGAGATCTTAAACAACAGttgcaaatattaaaaagacatacgacagagtaaaagaaaaagttaaactaATACATGAGTTGATGATGATGTATTTACATCATACACCAATCAGATAAGTACAGTTAGTTACCAAAGGTCATAGTCTGTTTCTATGTGTTGAGAATGAGGTCACAGTCTGTTTCATTCACTGATATGTCACCAGCATCTAGAACAGAAcgtggcacatggtaggtgctgaGCAGGTatttggaatgaataaatgagatagTATTTGAGGGTAGAAGAATAACTGTGAGAGTTGCTTGTAAGGAGGATATGGAAGTAGGAGAAGCAGAATGTTCAGCTGTTTTCtgatcagcataagaaggcttcATGGAGCTGGAAGGTAAATCCTCTCTGTCAGAAGAGGTAAGGATTTCAAAATCCAAGAATTGTTTGaatgaaaggagagaagaggttgggagggaagaagggatcACCAAGCATCTAGCACAATTTTAGGAAGAGCTCAGGAGCCTAGTAACAATTTCAAGGGCTTGGAGTGGCCTGGAGTAATTTGTTTTAATGATTTATAATGATGTTAAAGTCATATGTATCACATAGTTTCTGATAAGGTGGAATCCTTTCATGTTATAATACCTAAAACCACCAACTTACCCATATGGGAAAAGTATAACTGGATCCTTTTGGGGCAGTCTATGTCAATATCTTATTTATAGCCTTAATCATATGAATGGTTCTATACAGGATTGTGGCATGGAAGAGACATTTTCAATTAAATGTTAACTGTAGTACTTAATGTTTTTGACACAGGAATCTAGCAGTACTATATAAATTcatctctcctccctttcttgACAGTTCTTTTATGCCATATCCAGCAGTAAGTCCTCCAATGTCATTGTCCTGCTATTAGCACAGATAATGGTAAGTTTAATGAACTAGCTTTATGTGCACAGCTGTAAAATGCCAGAAATGTGCtctatacttttaaatattttaacaatgtcCTGGGACTTGTCTGTCACTACATTCAGAGGGACTTCTCGATTAATCTGACTTGCAGGGCATGTACTTCGTCTCCTCCGTGCTTCTGATCCGAATGAGCATGCCTCTGGAGTACCGCACCATAGTCACCGAGGTCCTTGGAGAGCTACAGTTCAACTTCTATCACCGTTGGTTTGATGTCATCTTCCTGGTCAGTGCTCTCTCCAGCATACTCTTCCTCTATTTGGCCCACAAACAGGCACCAGAGAAGCATATGACACCTTGAACTCATGCCTATTATAGACTGCTACAGGCCAGTGGTGTCAGAATTTGGatataagagggaaaaaaatggaggggaCCGGGgcctaacattttttaaacaaaaaaaaatgttgtggtAGCATATTCTACCTCCAGCTTACACCTGCCTCCTCAGATGATACTGTAATCATGAGTAGCATCAGCTACTCGTGATcacagaaatgagagagagaagtaaCCCAAGCTAGTACTCAGCCAAGAGCACCCTGTTTGGGTTTGAGGCTGGTGCAGTATGCTGGGTGGTGGGACTGGCCAGAGCCAAGAAACTAAGGGGAGAAAATACACTGGAATTCTGGGCTAAGAGAGATCTAAGGTAGCTGGGCCAAACACATGAGATTCTGTTCAAGTCAAGGATCACATGGAGAAGGTTATAACGTTCCCTTGAGGTTGACTCTCATTAAAATCAGAGATTGTTAACACTTTGGACTTAGCATCATTTTATCAAGGATAGTTTGGTTAAAAAGTTATGCTTGTGTGATCTAATATGAATTGGCATCCCACCCTTCCTCCCCGGACCCTGTCCCCTTAAAATAACCAAGAGGTTATCTGTCCTGGGGAAGGAGTGTTATGCAACTGAACTAGAGTCTACCAAGAGAGACTTCAAAGTATGtcatttttcttgatttcctttcaACTTATTATTTAAAAGTGAATTACTCTAAATTCAAGTCAgtgatgatatctcattttttcttttcatctgccCCTCGTGCTGTGGGGTAAAACAATGAATAACTGTTAACTGGAATAAGTCACTTTCCTATCCTAcgactcaatttcttcatctgtaaaaggaagctGTTGGAAAATTTGTAGAACACTCAGATATGCAATTTAAGAAAATCCTGAATTTTATTACCAGGAAGTCTCTTTTTATTACTAAGATCTTATTCTGAGTTTTATTGTGTTTTGGGTTTCTAGAGGCAACATGAAGGTTAAAGCATAAAAAGtttaccaaaaacaaaagcactatTAAGGTTACATCAGCTAACAGGCAAAATTTAAGCATACTCAAAAGGCATTTTTAATGGCATTTATTTTAGCAACAACAACATTCTTACAAAGGATAATTTTAATAGGCTTATCTGCTCAGGTACTTTAATTAGCAGTTCTCACACATACAAATTTATAAATCATCTTTGGTGCTCTAGGAACCTACAGAAGAGATAACAGCATACAGAGAAATGTAGTTAAGTTGAAgcttgaaagaaatcaaatgaaaagTATCTGGCTCCTGCCTTAACTTTTCCTAAGTTGACCATAAATAAGCTATCTGCAGTAGCCGCCCCTAAAACATGACAACAGAAGACAATCACACATTGACAAACTGGTTTCCAGAGGAGTTCTTCTCTAACAGAGACAGTAAACCGGTGGTAGCTCATTCCCTAGGAAAGGATTCCTATTAAATACCCAGAAACAGCTATCAGCCAAAGCTATTGCTTGTTCTCATCACATCTCTGTATCTTCAGAATTGGAAGAAGAATGAGAGGCTGTACTGTGGGCctgttcaaaagaaaacaaaggatcTGTAAGTGGTAAGAGTGTGAACATCAGGAGATGGATGATCTATTCTAGAGTTGCATGACTTAAATCAGGGAGTAGAGTCACTCACTAGAAGCCAGGTGACCTAAATTCTATACTTGGCTTTGTTTCCAGTTTGCTGTTTGACACTAACATACTTCTTAATGTCCATATAGTACTATAATGACTTCCTATAGAGTtattatagaattttttaaagacaccTAGAATACAAAGTCCATGGCTATCATGTATGCTATGGTCTGCAAGTCTGTATCTCCCTAAAATGGGTAAGTTGAAATCCTGTTCCCCAGGGTGATGTtattaggaggtagggcctttgggaggtgattaggtcatgagggcagatcTCTCATGATtgagattagtgccctcataaaagagGCCTCCCGGAACTCCGCACCCCCTTCTTCCATGTGAAGGCGTGGCCAaagtcagcagtctgcaacctggaagaagtccttcaccagacactgaatctgtcaGTGCtgtaatcttggacttcccagcctcgagaactgtgagaaataaatgtttgttgtttataagccaacCTGTCTATGCTATTTTGTTTAGCAGCCCAAACAGGCTAAGACAGCATGTATTCATTAAAAATGAgtatttgttgggcttccctggtggtgcagtggttgagagtccgcctgccgatgcaggggacacgggttcgtgccccggtccgggaagattcccacatgccgcagagcggctgggcccgtgagccacggccgctaagcctgcgcgtctggagcctgtgctccgcaagtggccacgtaccacaaaaaaaaaaaaaaaaacccaaaaaaatgaGTATCTGTTTTTTATATTACCAATCAATCAATAGAAATAATGTAACagaatataaaacttttagagtcTTGGCTTTGCcatacattttctttatgaaCTTAGGTCAGTTTACCTTTGGATCTCAAGTTCACCTGTGAAAAGAAATTGAGACTTACCAAGGAATTTATCTAATCCAAATACATATGGAATAATGCTTACTCTTCCCCAGTAATAAAACTTGAATATCtgccaattattttaaaaacaatgctgtCACTAACCACCACCATTCATTTTCATGCTTACCATGAAGCAGGCACTGCTCAAAGCACTTTAACAGTCTTAATTAATATAATCCTGATAACAATCTGACAAATTATCCTTGTTttataggtggggaaactgaggcacggagaatAAATCCATTTACCCAAGGCTGATAAATGGTAGATCCAGAATTTGTACATAAATAGTCTGATTCAGTTTCTTCTGGTGGTTCCCATTGTAATTTTGATAAGTTACCATCAACTCCATGCTATGAAAAATAAGATGTTCGCTGTTCTTATACCGTCTCCTCTCTGCCACGATAAATAAATTTGCTAGTTCTCTTTACACTGACATTTTCTAGTATTTTAGGAAATCTGTGGTAAACATAGACACATGGTGCACTTATTAAGGACTTTACCAGACTCTGGTTAGTTAGATCAGTAAAAGAAATGCATCACCACTCACTCGTTCTTTTGCCGTGTGCGAGTCTTGCTCTGCTTCCTCCGGCGTTCCTTCTTCAGGATCAGGGGTGTCATCCAGTGGATTAGCCATGGAGGAAACGATAGGGATTTTCTTAGCCTGGAAATAATCATAGGCCTTCTTTTCACAGACTAAGAGTATGACATTCTTGCCACTGCTCTGGATTCTGTCCACCACCTTCTCATAGGGCTCATCCAGTACGTTCACTCCATTCACTTCAATGATGACATCCTCATCCTCTAGCCCAGCCAGGTCAGCAGGGCCACCCTTCTGTACCTGTGGGCAGAGGTTCTGAGTTATCACTTCCAAACACAGATAACAGAATGTTAGACTAGCTATTCTTCAGAGGAGAGATGAGGACATTGAGAATTTATCCTTAATCATGTTATTATTTCTCCTTGAGGTAGAGAAGTTGAGAATGGTGCTCTATTGCTTTTCTCCTTATGAAAGCTACAACTTCTGTGCTCAAATGAGTAGTGTCACAGTGGTTGACTATCATATGTCTTCTGGGTTGAAGGCATTAGATTTCATAGGTCTGCCTTCTTTGTTCCCAACTTGAGAGCTGTAGAGATAGCCTCCTCACTGTCAGTCCCTGCAGGGTAGGGGCATTATGCCAAATGCACAGAAGCAAACAAGTATCACTCCCAGAATCATTAGTGACGGTCACCACAGTCATGTCAACTCACTCTGTTTACAGTATTTGATTTGAAAGTATCTATAGAGACAATTCGGTGGAACAGATgtttaagaaatgaaagatgtGAGCTTAGGATGTACTAGTACCTATCTTAAAGGGTACAAGACCATAACAGCATTTATTTGAACCCACGTGAGACCCTCAGTGTAAGCCTTCAATGTAACCTTTTTACTGAGCCATCAGTGAGTGGGAGAAACTGGGACTCTCCTAATTGTGACTGTTTGTTGGGCTGCCGGAACCAGATCACCATACCTCTTTGACGAATGAGCCTGGCTGACCCCGAATCGCATTTAAGTGAAAGCCATAGCCATCTTCACCTTTGACCAGCCTGCAGAGTTTAGGCTTATGATCTGCTACTTCCTCTGTAGTATCTGGGCTTGAGACCTCCAGAGGGGCAGGAGTAGGAACTGGAGCCTCCTTGACAGACCCATTAGGCAGTTCTTGATTTTGATAGTAGAGTaatggagaaaagccagccttttgaaaataaagggggaaaaaacccattaATTGTAAGTATGGGAAGTTACACTTTATTAAATGTGCTGGTTTAATTTATAAGGTATCCTCCATGTTCCACTCCTCTTCCAGATACATCTGGCTGTGGGCTGTAAAATTTCTCTACTACCCCAAACAGAAAAGGTATAAAGGAAGATTGAGCTTGGTTATAGAGTAATGAGTGCAAACAcgtgtaaataaatgtaaatatatataaaatagaagcaGTATAGAATGTTGTACAAGGATCCAAAAATAAGTCTAACAGAACTGCCAGTTTATTCTGATTCCATGATAGTGAGCGAGTCACTGAACAAACCATAGGCAATCTCCCTGTTAGGAGATTATAGAcattgagtgacttgcccagtaCCTCATGCAGAGCAGGTTCACCTGGCCCTTCCCCTTCAATAAGATGGTCTTCAGAACTCTTCAGAGCTCCTTAAACACATTAGAGAAAGTGAAACATGAGACATTATTTTTACCACTATTTGAATTACACGCAGTAATTAACTGAGGGAGCCGGTAGAGGAGGTTGGCAATCATGTGATCACATATGGTAACAAAAGCCAATTCCAACCATTTGCTACttgcttctccccctccccctccagtccTGTATCTGCTGTACtcaatttattttactatttattattgTAACAATTAGCTGACACTTCTGTTAAGCCAGACTCCTCGCTATCTTTAAATACTTCTAATCCATCTCAACTCCCAGACCATCCATGTGAAGAAGGCAGTGATGGTCTCAAATATAAAAGAGGCAGAGAATAGGAAACATATGACTGGTTTGTGTTACAGAATGAAGAGTTTAGCTGAGTGTGGGTTTTAGTTGAGAGAATTAAAAGGGTATATTTGGGTATAGTAAGATCTTGGATCAGTAGTTAAATTATTGCCCACAAGCATCCAGGACATTTGTTAGGCAATGAGTAGAAAATCAAGCAACTGAAGGTGAGTACATGTGCTCTGCCCCAAATCATACTgttcaacaacatggataaaactgGATTTGGGGTCCTGGTATCACCTGTCTTACTAACCCCAAGATCACATCTTCCTTTCTTACCAAGAGAAGCACCAGCACAGAACCTGCTAGTTACCTAATTCAGCTAACTTCAGACCTTTCAATGATATACTTGCAAATCTTcccacatttctttctctttaaaatgtgggaaattggaggcttccctggtggcacagtggttaagaatctgcctgccaattcaggggacacgggttcaagctctggtccaggaagatcccacatgctgcggagcaactaagcccatgcgccacaactactgagcccttgtgccacgactactgaagcccacgtgcctagagcccgtgctctgcaacaagagaagccaccgcaatgagaagcccatgcccgACAGCAAAGAGTATccctgctggccacaactagagaaagcccacgtgcagcaatgaagacccaatgcaaccaaaaataaaaataagtaaataaatttataatttaaaagaatgtggaaaattgggactaccctggtggcacagtggttaagaatccacctgccaaataaaactaccatatgacccagcaatcccactactgggcatataccctgagaaaaccataattcaaaaagagtcatgtaccaaaatgttcattgcagctctatttacaatagccaggagatggaagcaacctaagtgtccatcatcggatgaatggataaagaagatgtggcacatatatacaatggaatattactcagccataaaaagaaacgaaattgagctatgtgtaatgaggtggatggacatagagtctgtcatacagagtgaagtaaatcagaaagagaaagacaaataccgtatgctaacacatatatggaatttaaggaaaaaaatgtcatgaagaacctaggggtaagacaggaataaagacacagacctactagagaatggacttgaggatatggggagggggaagggtaagctgtaacaaagtgagagagtgacatggacatatatacactaccaaacgtaaaacagacagctagtgggaagcagctgcatagcacagggagatcagcttcgtgctttgtgaccacctagaggggtgggatagggagggtgggagggagggagacacaagagggaagagatatgggaacatgtatatgtataactgattcactttgttataaagcagaaactaacacaccattgtaaagcaattatactccaataaagatgtaaaaaaaagaatccgcctgccaatgcaggggacataggttcaatccctggtccaggaagatcccacatgccgtggaacaactaagcccatgcgccacaactacagagcctgccttctagagcccgcaagccacaactactgaagcccatgtgcttagagcccgtgctctgcaacaagagaagccaccgcaatgagaagcctgcgcaccacaatgaagagtagcccccgctcgccgcagctatagaaagcccgtgcacagcaacaaagacccagtgcagccaaagataaatttaaaaaataaaatagaatgtggAAAATTGTCAAAGTGACTCATCACATGCAAAATTACCACTGATGTCACTACCCAAACAAGCAAATCAACTGTATCTGACAGTAGCAGCTAATCTTGAGGCAGAGGACAGTAACATTAAACACTTAATGAGTTTTTACTCCTTCACTCAAATATTTGGGTGTCTAATATGTTCCAGGAACTGTTTTAggtgtttgttttattcactgatataTATCAAAGATCCAACCACCTCCCACCTACCCATCTATGGAACTTACTTTGGGGTGGAGGCGGTAGTGAAGACGGAGGAAGAAGATGGCAACAAGCATCTTTTTAGGTCCAATTTCTCTCATATTaaccaaaacattaaaattatagtTCAGTCATGCTGTCATAAGTTTAGGAGGCATTGACAAGGACTTGATGCCAGAATTCCCTTTACAACAGCTACAGCAGTGACCTGACTTCTGCTTGATTTTTTCCACCAACTGGGAGCTCCCTGCTCTGCAGAGCTTGTTCCTGGCAGCTTCAGTTGTCCTTAAGCCAAAAGCTAGCTCCCTGTGCCTTCTCTATTTGGTCAAGCTGTGCCCCATAGAACACCTCAAAAATAAGTCTGCTTCCTGCACATAATAGCCTTCCAAATTCATTAgctagattagatagatagataacattttttaaatccattcatctgtcagtggacacttgggttgatTACATCTTTTGGCGATTGTGACTtaatttgtggcctaacatattgtctattctggagaatatcccttgtgcacttgagaagaatgtgtattctgttgttggatAGAGTGTATGTCTGTTAGATCTAGCTGGTTtgtgttgttcaagtcctctaGTTCCTTACTTCTGTCTGGTTATTCTATCCAGTATTGAGAGTGGGATATTGAAGTCTCCAAGTATTATTGTAGAACTGTACTTCTCTTttcaattttgtcaatttttgcttcatacaTTTTCCCAGCTTTAATGAATTATAATTGACAAATTGTATATATTCAAGGTGTACACATGATGATTTGCTagacatatacattgtgaaatggttaccacaatcCAGTtaaattaacacatccatcaccttatATAGTTGCCATTTAACCTTTCAAATTCTTGAAGATGTTCTTTCTTCCCCAAAGTCTATGCTTATTCAAGCTAAATATTCACATAGGGTCTTACGAAACCTCTGCCCTGGTTACCTTTCTTGACACTGGCCTTAAAGTGAGGTTCTCAGAACTGGATACAATAttgatttaacaaacatttatatgtgccaggcattattctgaATGctccaaatattaactcatttaacactCATAGCCACCCTTCACTGTAGCTATGCCCATTTTACAACGAAAGAAACAGGCACAGGGAGGGTAACTTACCCAAGATTACATTACTGGTAATTTCAGGTATAGTCTGACCAACTCAGTACAGTAATACTACCATCTCCAGAAGCTAAGTGTCAATTAATGTAACCTTAAGTTGCATTTTTTGGATAGGGGCAGAGTGGCATCAAGACAAGTGTCTTGAAGTATCTAATCAAAATGTTGTGCTGGGAGGGATTATGGCATAATAAAACCTGCATTCACACACCGGCTTCAGTCTGCTAAGCTGTGTGACTTTCGCCAATCATCACTTAGTCTaagttccatttttttcatctaaaaagGAGGCTAGTACTACCACCACCTCTCATAATATTCTTCCCTCTATATCACTTATACACCTTTGGATGCTTCTATTATTGCATATCACATAGAACAAGTtcatctttgttcatttttgtgaCCAACACCCAGCAAGGCAGATGGTGCCTTAGGAGGCCCCCAAATGTCTGCTAAGCTAGAGTGAACTTCAGTTCTTGTGACAAAACTGTTATAAAAACCTTAAAATGTGCAGATAATAGCTGTTGTGATCAGAGGAAATAAGGTTAGTTCGACACCAGTTGGTCTTGGTGAATCTGTGTTTCTACTCCCTTGCTAAGGGCTTATAAACTGTTTAATAATCCTTTCTCGGCTTTTACACGGGATTGATAGAATGTATTGGTCTATAGTTTAAAATCCAATTATTCCCTATTTGGGAAAGTTAGGGCTACGTCTGCTTATTTCCAGGCTATTGTTCCTAGGTTTTTCCTAGGTCACCAAGAGAGATTCTGCAGTTATATTTGCAAATTCTTTCAAAATCTTGAATCTAGGGACTTAAAACTCATGTACCAATCACTTGGCATTCTCTTATCTCTACCAATTTGAGCTTCAATGCAGCCTTTATGATGATTTTATGCCCCTTCCAGTATGAAGATCAAAGTGGTAACTTAGCCAAAGTTTGAGGGCATGACTGAATGGACCCAACCTTAATTCATGAATATGCGGCCTTGTATTACttaccattttatatatgttttccgTCTCTTTGTCCACCACCAACAGTGAAGTCTGGTCTCCACCCTTTTTAATCATTTCCACCACACTGTCATGATCGAGGGACTCCACAGACTCGCCGTTGACAGCAACCACCAGGTCATTGTTCTTCAAGCCAGCCTTCTCTGCTGGACTTCCGGAATCTATGTCCTTAACGATTTGACCTACtcacccccaccaaaaaaaaaatttaataaaattatcagaAAGACCACTAAAAAACAACCTGGGGTATTTCTGCTGGAACCTAAAGCccttataaaatagatataaaaggCATGCTGAGTACAACTCCTGTCCTTCCCACTGGCACCCTAGGATGTCTATACAATACACATCCTATCCAGCCTCATTCTTTGGTCAGAACTCATTCCAAGAACAAACCCAGCCATTAATAATGAAAGGGTTT
Protein-coding regions in this window:
- the PDZK1 gene encoding Na(+)/H(+) exchange regulatory cofactor NHE-RF3 isoform X1, translating into MASTFNPRECKLSKQEGQSYGFSLRIEKDTDGHLVRVVEKGSPAEKAGLQDGDRVLRINGVFVDKKEHTQVVDLVRKSGNSVILLVLDGDSYEKAMKKQVDLKELGQSQESSLNDKKLPSVMNGGAQTWTQPRLCYLVKEGSSYGFSLKTVQGKKGVCMIDIKPQGVAMKAGVLADDHLIEVNGENVEDATHEEVVEKVKKSGSRVMFLLVDKETDKHHSEQKIKFKRETASLKLLPHHPRVVEMKKGSNGYGFYLRAGPEQKGQIVKDIDSGSPAEKAGLKNNDLVVAVNGESVESLDHDSVVEMIKKGGDQTSLLVVDKETENIYKMAGFSPLLYYQNQELPNGSVKEAPVPTPAPLEVSSPDTTEEVADHKPKLCRLVKGEDGYGFHLNAIRGQPGSFVKEVQKGGPADLAGLEDEDVIIEVNGVNVLDEPYEKVVDRIQSSGKNVILLVCEKKAYDYFQAKKIPIVSSMANPLDDTPDPEEGTPEEAEQDSHTAKERVNPLFSFEQAHSTASHSSSNSEDTEM
- the PDZK1 gene encoding Na(+)/H(+) exchange regulatory cofactor NHE-RF3 isoform X3; translation: MASTFNPRECKLSKQEGQSYGFSLRIEKDTDGHLVRVVEKGSPAEKAGLQDGDRVLRINGVFVDKKEHTQVVDLVRKSGNSVILLVLDGDSYEKAMKKQVDLKELGQSQESSLNDKKLPSVMNGGAQTWTQPRLCYLVKEGSSYGFSLKTVQGQIVKDIDSGSPAEKAGLKNNDLVVAVNGESVESLDHDSVVEMIKKGGDQTSLLVVDKETENIYKMAGFSPLLYYQNQELPNGSVKEAPVPTPAPLEVSSPDTTEEVADHKPKLCRLVKGEDGYGFHLNAIRGQPGSFVKEVQKGGPADLAGLEDEDVIIEVNGVNVLDEPYEKVVDRIQSSGKNVILLVCEKKAYDYFQAKKIPIVSSMANPLDDTPDPEEGTPEEAEQDSHTAKERAHSTASHSSSNSEDTEM